One window of Xylocopa sonorina isolate GNS202 chromosome 9, iyXylSono1_principal, whole genome shotgun sequence genomic DNA carries:
- the Rga gene encoding CCR4-NOT transcription complex subunit regena isoform X1: MANLNFEQPPRSIANASLTSRTGGGGGLNSSTLMGHVTPTSGMFSGSSASTSSSANSAVVVTNVYPGASGAGGGQSSHQPQQQQLSPMGSRGLFGQRAFTDRRTMPALGTSNPMGSMGTFGIPQSRNYGSQINNFHSVFGSGGGGDTSTPPLLDLSEFPSLTNRGQGDSMPQPSPMPGKQPYVGMVKQPTSESSEFTMSSEDFPALPGTQNREGPSPGGSVSGDKNIPVGLGPEIGQDVLQANRAPGSEKSQTSKRGIQTSPDGKVTNIPASMVKDQFGIVGLLTFIRAAETDPNLVSLALGQDLTALGLNLNSPESLYQNFGGPWAETPCRPQDIDFHVPPEYLINAAIRDKLAPVKLNRYKDDLLFYMFYTNVGDVLQLAAAAELYSREWRYHMEEKVWITQAPGLGLVEKTSTYERGTYYYFDAQSWRKVAKEFHLDYTKLESRPHLPTNFHQTQP, from the exons ATGGCCAACCTGAACTTTGAGCAGCCACCACGCAGTATTGCGAACGCAAGCCTTACATCGCGCACGGGTGGTGGGGGGGGCTTAAATTCGTCGACCCTTATGGGTCATGTTACACCTACCTCGGGCATGTTCTCAGGCTCATCCGCAAGCACTTCCAGTTCAGCTAACTCTGCGGTAGTAGTTACTAACGTTTACCCTGGAGCATCAGGAGCAGGAGGTGGACAAAGTAGTCATCAACCTCAACAACAGCAGCTCTCTCCTATGGGCAGCAGAGGACTGTTTGGGCAGAGAGCTTTTACAGATAGACGTACGATGCCTGCTCTTGG AACCTCGAATCCAATGGGTAGCATGGGCACTTTTGGAATACCTCAAAGTCGTAATTACGGATCTCAAATCAATAATTTTCACTCTGTTTTTGGCAGTGGAGGAGGTGGAGATACAAGTACTCCTCCATTGTTGGATCTGTCTGAGTTTCCTTCATTAACAAACAGAGGACAGGGTGATTCTATGCCGCAACCTAGTCCTATGCCAGGGAAACAACCTTATG TTGGAATGGTAAAACAACCAACGTCTGAATCAAGTGAATTTACAATGAGTTCGGAAGATTTTCCAGCACTACCAGGAACGCAAAACAGAGAAGGGCCATCGCCGGGTGGTAGCGTTTCTGGAGATAAAAACATACCTGTTGGACTTGGACCTGAAATTGGACAAGATGTATTGCAGGCAAATAGAGCACCTGGGTCTGAAAAATCTCAGACATCTAAAAGAGGCATACAAACATCTCCCGATG GCAAGGTGACTAATATACCAGCTAGTATGGTAAAAGACCAATTTGGAATAGTTGGTTTACTGACATTTATTAGGGCAGCTGAAACAGATCCGAATTTAGTATCTTTGGCGTTAGGTCAAGATTTAACTGCGTTAGGATTAAATCTTAATTCGCCAGAGAGTCTTTATCAAAATTTTGGCGGACCTTGGGCAGAAACACCGTGTCGACCTCAGGACATCGATTTTCACGTACCGCCAGAATATCTTATTAATGCCGCTATCAG AGACAAGCTAGCGCCGGTTAAATTAAATCGTTATAAGGATGATCTACTATTTTATATGTTTTATACAAATGTTGGGGATGTATTGCAATTAGCAGCGGCAGCGGAGTT ATATAGTAGGGAGTGGCGATATCATATGGAAGAAAAGGTTTGGATAACACAAGCACCAGGATTGGGACTCGTAGAGAAAACATCAACGTATGAACGTGGTACTTATTATTATTTCGATGCGCAAAGTTGGAGAAAAGTAGCAAAGGAATTTCATTTGGATTATACAAAACTAGAAAGTAGACCTCATCTTCCCACAAACTTTCACCAAACCCAGCCTTAA
- the Rga gene encoding CCR4-NOT transcription complex subunit regena isoform X2 — MANLNFEQPPRSIANASLTSRTGGGGGLNSSTLMGHVTPTSGMFSGSSASTSSSANSAVVVTNVYPGASGAGGGQSSHQPQQQQLSPMGSRGLFGQRAFTDRRTMPALGGGGGDTSTPPLLDLSEFPSLTNRGQGDSMPQPSPMPGKQPYVGMVKQPTSESSEFTMSSEDFPALPGTQNREGPSPGGSVSGDKNIPVGLGPEIGQDVLQANRAPGSEKSQTSKRGIQTSPDGKVTNIPASMVKDQFGIVGLLTFIRAAETDPNLVSLALGQDLTALGLNLNSPESLYQNFGGPWAETPCRPQDIDFHVPPEYLINAAIRDKLAPVKLNRYKDDLLFYMFYTNVGDVLQLAAAAELYSREWRYHMEEKVWITQAPGLGLVEKTSTYERGTYYYFDAQSWRKVAKEFHLDYTKLESRPHLPTNFHQTQP; from the exons ATGGCCAACCTGAACTTTGAGCAGCCACCACGCAGTATTGCGAACGCAAGCCTTACATCGCGCACGGGTGGTGGGGGGGGCTTAAATTCGTCGACCCTTATGGGTCATGTTACACCTACCTCGGGCATGTTCTCAGGCTCATCCGCAAGCACTTCCAGTTCAGCTAACTCTGCGGTAGTAGTTACTAACGTTTACCCTGGAGCATCAGGAGCAGGAGGTGGACAAAGTAGTCATCAACCTCAACAACAGCAGCTCTCTCCTATGGGCAGCAGAGGACTGTTTGGGCAGAGAGCTTTTACAGATAGACGTACGATGCCTGCTCTTGG TGGAGGAGGTGGAGATACAAGTACTCCTCCATTGTTGGATCTGTCTGAGTTTCCTTCATTAACAAACAGAGGACAGGGTGATTCTATGCCGCAACCTAGTCCTATGCCAGGGAAACAACCTTATG TTGGAATGGTAAAACAACCAACGTCTGAATCAAGTGAATTTACAATGAGTTCGGAAGATTTTCCAGCACTACCAGGAACGCAAAACAGAGAAGGGCCATCGCCGGGTGGTAGCGTTTCTGGAGATAAAAACATACCTGTTGGACTTGGACCTGAAATTGGACAAGATGTATTGCAGGCAAATAGAGCACCTGGGTCTGAAAAATCTCAGACATCTAAAAGAGGCATACAAACATCTCCCGATG GCAAGGTGACTAATATACCAGCTAGTATGGTAAAAGACCAATTTGGAATAGTTGGTTTACTGACATTTATTAGGGCAGCTGAAACAGATCCGAATTTAGTATCTTTGGCGTTAGGTCAAGATTTAACTGCGTTAGGATTAAATCTTAATTCGCCAGAGAGTCTTTATCAAAATTTTGGCGGACCTTGGGCAGAAACACCGTGTCGACCTCAGGACATCGATTTTCACGTACCGCCAGAATATCTTATTAATGCCGCTATCAG AGACAAGCTAGCGCCGGTTAAATTAAATCGTTATAAGGATGATCTACTATTTTATATGTTTTATACAAATGTTGGGGATGTATTGCAATTAGCAGCGGCAGCGGAGTT ATATAGTAGGGAGTGGCGATATCATATGGAAGAAAAGGTTTGGATAACACAAGCACCAGGATTGGGACTCGTAGAGAAAACATCAACGTATGAACGTGGTACTTATTATTATTTCGATGCGCAAAGTTGGAGAAAAGTAGCAAAGGAATTTCATTTGGATTATACAAAACTAGAAAGTAGACCTCATCTTCCCACAAACTTTCACCAAACCCAGCCTTAA
- the LOC143427025 gene encoding protein MEMO1-like isoform X1, translated as MALIRRATHAGSWYAGSGLELNKQLEGWLSAADLSHGPARGIIAPHAGYSYCGACAGFAYRQISPVVVRRIFILGPSHHVRLAGCALSSASIYQTPLYDLHIDQQVYRELEETRHFEWMDLNTDEEEHSIEMQLPFIAKVMEGFKDSFTIIPILVGSLSPEREALYGRILAPYMADPQTLFIISSDFCHWGQRFRYTYYDRSCGPIHRSIQNLDKMGMDIIETLNPTMFTDYLKKYGNTICGRHPISILLQAIHSLKGNTNGQRMNLKFLKYAQSNQCNNMNDSSVSYASASLVLE; from the exons ATGGCATTAATTAGAAGAGCAACTCATGCTGGTAGTTGGTACGCAGGCTCTG GTTTGGAGTTAAATAAGCAATTAGAAGGTTGGTTGAGTGCGGCAGACTTGTCACATGGACCTGCTAGGGGGATTATTGCCCC ACATGCAGGTTACAGCTATTGTGGAGCATGTGCTGGTTTTGCATACCGCCAGATTAGTCCTGTAGTTGT GCGCAGGATTTTTATTCTTGGCCCGTCTCATCATGTCAGATTAGCAGGCTGTGCACTTTCTTCTGCTTCAATTTATCAAACTCCATTATATGATCTACATATTGACCAGCAAG TGTACAGAGAACTTGAAGAAACGAGACACTTTGAATGGATGGATTTAAATACAGATGAAGAAGAACATAGTATTGAAATGCAATTGCCATTTATTGCAAAAGTTATGGAAgg ATTTAAAGATTCTTTCACGATAATTCCTATTCTGGTTGGTTCGCTAAGTCCAGAAAGAGAAGCGCTCTATGGAAGAATACTAGCACCATATATGGCCGATCCACAAACACTATTTATTATATCTTCGGATTTTTGTCATTGGGGACAGCGGTTTCGTTATACCTATTACGATAGATCATGTGGTCCTATTCATAGATCTATTCAAAATCTTGACAAAATG GGTATGGACATCATAGAAACGTTGAACCCAACAATGTTTACTGATTACCTTAAAAAATATGGTAATACAATATGTGGCCGACATCCTATTAGTATCCTTTTACAG GCGATTCATAGTTTAAAAGGAAATACTAACGGCCAAAGAATGAACTTGAAGTTTCTTAAGTATGCTCAAAGCAATCAGTGCAATAACATGAATGATAGTTCTGTTAGTTATGCCAGTGCTTCCTTGGTCCTTGAGTGA
- the LOC143427025 gene encoding protein MEMO1-like isoform X2, which yields MALIRRATHAGSWYAGSGLELNKQLEGWLSAADLSHGPARGIIAPHAGYSYCGACAGFAYRQISPVVVRRIFILGPSHHVRLAGCALSSASIYQTPLYDLHIDQQVYRELEETRHFEWMDLNTDEEEHSIEMQLPFIAKVMEGFKDSFTIIPILVGSLSPEREALYGRILAPYMADPQTLFIISSDFCHWGQRFRYTYYDRSCGPIHRSIQNLDKMGMDIIETLNPTMFTDYLKKYGNTICGRHPISILLQVMCV from the exons ATGGCATTAATTAGAAGAGCAACTCATGCTGGTAGTTGGTACGCAGGCTCTG GTTTGGAGTTAAATAAGCAATTAGAAGGTTGGTTGAGTGCGGCAGACTTGTCACATGGACCTGCTAGGGGGATTATTGCCCC ACATGCAGGTTACAGCTATTGTGGAGCATGTGCTGGTTTTGCATACCGCCAGATTAGTCCTGTAGTTGT GCGCAGGATTTTTATTCTTGGCCCGTCTCATCATGTCAGATTAGCAGGCTGTGCACTTTCTTCTGCTTCAATTTATCAAACTCCATTATATGATCTACATATTGACCAGCAAG TGTACAGAGAACTTGAAGAAACGAGACACTTTGAATGGATGGATTTAAATACAGATGAAGAAGAACATAGTATTGAAATGCAATTGCCATTTATTGCAAAAGTTATGGAAgg ATTTAAAGATTCTTTCACGATAATTCCTATTCTGGTTGGTTCGCTAAGTCCAGAAAGAGAAGCGCTCTATGGAAGAATACTAGCACCATATATGGCCGATCCACAAACACTATTTATTATATCTTCGGATTTTTGTCATTGGGGACAGCGGTTTCGTTATACCTATTACGATAGATCATGTGGTCCTATTCATAGATCTATTCAAAATCTTGACAAAATG GGTATGGACATCATAGAAACGTTGAACCCAACAATGTTTACTGATTACCTTAAAAAATATGGTAATACAATATGTGGCCGACATCCTATTAGTATCCTTTTACAGGTAATGTGTGTATAA